A window of Halomonas sp. H10-9-1 contains these coding sequences:
- a CDS encoding PAS domain-containing protein — protein MKRSPLISPDLLERIIDASEDGIVVAEQEGDENILIYVNQGFERLTGYSADEILYQDCRFLQNDDRDQEGLVAIRKALAEGRPCRTVLRNYRKDGTLFYNELSITPVHDDDDNLTYYIGVQKDVTERVEAQQELERLKAEHGLE, from the coding sequence ATGAAACGATCCCCACTGATCAGCCCGGACCTGCTCGAGCGCATCATCGACGCCTCGGAGGACGGCATCGTGGTCGCCGAACAGGAGGGCGACGAGAACATCCTGATCTACGTCAACCAGGGCTTCGAGCGTCTGACCGGCTACAGCGCCGACGAGATCCTCTACCAGGACTGCCGCTTCCTGCAGAACGACGACCGCGATCAGGAGGGCCTGGTGGCCATCCGCAAGGCGCTGGCCGAGGGACGGCCCTGCCGCACAGTGCTGCGCAACTACCGCAAGGACGGCACCCTGTTCTACAACGAGCTCTCGATCACGCCGGTGCATGACGACGACGACAACCTCACCTACTACATCGGCGTGCAGAAGGATGTCACCGAGCGGGTCGAGGCCCAGCAGGAGCTGGAGCGCCTCAAGGCCGAGCACGGCCTGGAGTGA
- the ettA gene encoding energy-dependent translational throttle protein EttA, translated as MAQYVYTMNRVGKVVPPKKQILKDISLSFFPGAKIGVLGLNGAGKSTLLRIMAGVDTEFEGEARPMPGINVGYLPQEPQLDDDKNVRETVEEALGEIKDAQEKLDAVYAAYAEPDADFDALASEQARLENIIEASDAHNLDRKLEVAAEALRLPPWEARVGNLSGGERRRVALCRLLLSSPDMLLLDEPTNHLDAESVAWLERFLHDYSGTVVAITHDRYFLDNVAGWILELDRGQGIPFEGNYSGWLAAKEKRLEQEAKQEASRNKAIKHELEWVRSNAKGRQAKSKARLNRFEEMQSGDFQKRNETNEIYIPPGPRLGDKVIEFHGVSKAFDDKLLYEDLSFSVPKGAIVGIVGGNGAGKSTLFKLITGKEQPDAGEVVVGETVDIAYVEQLRDALDDKQTVWEAVSGGQDMLNINGYEVSSRAYVGRFNFKGNDQQKRLNELSGGERGRLQLAQTLKQGANVLLLDEPSNDLDIETLRALEEALLAFPGCALVISHDRWFLDRIATHILAFEGDSHVEFFEGNYAEYEADHRKRVGDDTPHRMKYKRIDA; from the coding sequence ATGGCGCAATACGTCTACACCATGAACCGGGTGGGCAAGGTCGTGCCCCCCAAGAAGCAGATCCTCAAGGATATCTCCCTCTCCTTCTTCCCGGGCGCGAAGATCGGCGTGCTGGGCCTCAACGGCGCGGGCAAGTCGACCCTGCTGCGCATCATGGCCGGCGTCGACACCGAGTTCGAGGGCGAGGCACGCCCCATGCCGGGCATCAATGTCGGCTACCTGCCCCAGGAGCCGCAGCTCGACGACGACAAGAACGTCCGCGAGACCGTGGAAGAGGCCCTGGGCGAGATCAAGGACGCCCAGGAGAAGCTCGATGCGGTCTACGCCGCCTATGCCGAGCCGGACGCCGACTTCGATGCCCTGGCCAGCGAACAGGCGCGTCTCGAGAACATCATCGAGGCCTCCGACGCCCACAACCTGGACCGCAAGCTGGAGGTGGCCGCCGAGGCCCTGCGCCTGCCGCCCTGGGAGGCCCGCGTGGGCAACCTCTCCGGTGGTGAGCGGCGCCGCGTGGCACTCTGCCGCCTGCTGCTCTCCAGCCCCGACATGCTGCTGCTCGACGAGCCCACCAACCACCTGGATGCCGAATCCGTGGCCTGGCTGGAGCGCTTCCTGCACGACTACAGCGGCACCGTGGTGGCGATCACCCACGACCGCTACTTCCTCGATAACGTGGCCGGCTGGATCCTCGAGCTCGACCGCGGCCAGGGCATCCCCTTCGAGGGCAACTACTCGGGCTGGCTTGCGGCCAAGGAGAAGCGCCTGGAACAGGAGGCCAAGCAGGAGGCCTCCAGGAACAAGGCCATCAAGCACGAGCTGGAGTGGGTGCGCAGCAACGCCAAGGGCCGCCAGGCCAAGAGCAAGGCGCGCCTCAACCGCTTCGAGGAGATGCAGTCCGGCGACTTCCAGAAGCGCAACGAGACCAACGAGATCTACATTCCGCCCGGCCCGCGCCTGGGCGACAAGGTCATCGAGTTCCACGGCGTTTCCAAGGCCTTCGATGACAAGCTGCTCTACGAGGACCTCTCGTTCAGCGTGCCCAAGGGTGCCATCGTCGGTATCGTCGGCGGCAACGGCGCGGGCAAGTCGACGCTGTTCAAGCTGATCACCGGCAAGGAGCAGCCCGATGCCGGCGAGGTGGTGGTCGGCGAGACCGTCGACATCGCCTACGTCGAACAGCTGCGTGACGCCCTGGATGACAAGCAGACGGTGTGGGAAGCGGTCTCCGGCGGCCAGGACATGCTCAATATCAACGGCTACGAGGTCTCCTCGCGAGCCTATGTGGGTCGCTTCAACTTCAAGGGCAATGACCAGCAGAAGCGCCTCAACGAGCTCTCCGGCGGTGAGCGCGGTCGCCTGCAGCTGGCCCAGACCCTCAAGCAGGGCGCCAACGTGCTGCTGCTCGACGAGCCCTCCAACGATCTGGACATCGAGACCCTGCGCGCCCTCGAGGAGGCCCTGCTGGCCTTCCCCGGCTGCGCCCTGGTGATCTCCCACGACCGCTGGTTCCTCGACCGGATCGCCACGCACATCCTGGCGTTCGAGGGGGATTCCCACGTGGAGTTCTTCGAGGGCAACTACGCCGAGTACGAGGCAGACCACCGGAAGCGCGTCGGCGACGACACCCCACACCGCATGAAGTACAAGCGCATCGACGCCTGA
- the acnD gene encoding Fe/S-dependent 2-methylisocitrate dehydratase AcnD, with the protein MNTDYRKPLPGTELDYFDVRAAVEAIQPGAYDTLPYTSRVLAEQLVRRCDPALLTAALTQLIERRRDLDFPWYPARVVCHDILGQTALVDLAGLRDAIAEQGGDPAKVNPVVPTQLIVDHSLAVEHAGFEPDAFDKNRAIEDRRNEDRFHFIEWTKTAFENVDVIPAGNGIMHQINLEKMSPVVQARPDENGKRVAFPDTCVGTDSHTPHIDCLGVIAIGVGGLEAETVMLGRPSMMRLPDIVGVELTGKPNPGITATDIVLAITEFLRKERVVGAYLEFFGEGAKSLTIGDRATISNMTPEYGASAAMFYIDEQTIDYLTLTGREPEQVELVETYAKQIGLWADCLEQAQYERVLTFDLSSVERNLAGPSNPHRRLPTSALAERGIAVNYERAQAEEREGRMPDGAVIIAAITSCTNTSNPRNVVGAALLAKKANELGLTRKPWVKSSFAPGSKVARLYLEEAGLLPELEKLGFGIVAYACTTCNGMSGALDPKIQQEIIDRDLYATAVLSGNRNFDGRIHPYAKQAFLASPALVVAYAIAGTVRFDIEKDVLGTDHDGNPVTLKDLWPSDEEIDAIVGEFVKPEQFKQVYIPMFDLDAFEKAESPLYDWRPQSTYIRRPPYWEGTMAAARELKGMRPLAILPDNITTDHLSPSNAIMMDSAAGEYLHKMGLPEEDFNSYATHRGDHLTAQRATLANPKLFNEMVRDEKGEVVQGSLARIEPEGKVTRMWEAIEAYMERKQPLIVIAGADYGQGSSRDWAAKGVALAGVEAIAAEGFERIHRTNLIGMGVMPLQFQEGTTRHTLQLDGTETYDVEGTPEPGATLELVIHRKSGEVDRVPVTCRLDTAEEVTVYSAGGVLQRFAKDFLESSDEAVS; encoded by the coding sequence AGCAGCTGGTGCGCCGTTGCGATCCGGCGCTGCTCACCGCTGCGCTCACGCAGCTGATCGAGCGTCGCCGCGACCTGGACTTCCCCTGGTACCCGGCGCGCGTGGTGTGCCACGACATCCTCGGCCAGACGGCGCTGGTCGACCTGGCCGGCCTGCGCGACGCCATCGCCGAGCAGGGCGGCGACCCGGCCAAGGTCAACCCGGTGGTGCCCACCCAGTTGATCGTCGACCACTCCCTGGCCGTCGAGCACGCCGGCTTCGAGCCGGACGCCTTCGACAAGAACCGCGCCATCGAGGATCGTCGCAACGAGGATCGCTTCCACTTCATCGAATGGACCAAGACCGCCTTCGAGAACGTCGATGTGATTCCCGCCGGCAACGGCATCATGCACCAGATCAACCTGGAGAAGATGTCGCCGGTGGTGCAGGCGCGCCCCGACGAGAACGGCAAGCGCGTGGCCTTCCCGGATACCTGCGTGGGCACCGACAGCCACACCCCGCATATCGACTGCCTGGGCGTGATCGCCATCGGCGTCGGCGGCCTCGAGGCCGAGACCGTGATGCTGGGCCGCCCCTCCATGATGCGCCTGCCCGACATCGTCGGCGTGGAGCTGACCGGCAAGCCCAACCCCGGTATCACCGCCACCGACATCGTGCTGGCGATCACCGAGTTCCTGCGCAAGGAGCGCGTGGTGGGGGCCTACCTGGAGTTCTTCGGTGAGGGGGCCAAGAGCCTCACCATCGGCGACCGCGCGACCATCTCCAACATGACCCCGGAGTATGGGGCCTCGGCGGCGATGTTCTACATCGACGAGCAGACCATCGATTACCTGACGCTGACCGGCCGCGAGCCGGAGCAGGTCGAACTGGTCGAGACCTACGCCAAGCAGATCGGCCTGTGGGCCGACTGCCTGGAGCAGGCCCAGTACGAGCGGGTGCTGACCTTCGACCTTTCCAGCGTGGAGCGCAACCTGGCGGGCCCCTCCAACCCGCACCGTCGCCTGCCCACCAGCGCCCTGGCCGAGCGCGGCATCGCCGTGAACTATGAGCGCGCCCAGGCGGAGGAGCGGGAGGGCAGGATGCCCGATGGCGCGGTGATCATCGCCGCCATCACCAGTTGCACCAACACCTCCAACCCGCGCAATGTGGTGGGTGCGGCCCTGTTGGCCAAGAAGGCCAATGAGCTTGGCCTGACGCGCAAGCCCTGGGTGAAGTCGTCGTTTGCGCCGGGCTCCAAGGTGGCACGCCTCTATCTGGAGGAGGCCGGCCTGCTGCCGGAGCTGGAGAAGCTCGGCTTCGGCATCGTTGCTTACGCCTGCACCACCTGCAACGGCATGTCCGGCGCTCTCGATCCGAAGATCCAGCAGGAGATCATCGACCGCGATCTCTACGCCACCGCCGTGCTCTCCGGCAACCGCAACTTCGATGGCCGCATCCACCCCTACGCCAAGCAGGCCTTCCTGGCCTCGCCGGCGCTGGTGGTGGCCTACGCGATCGCCGGGACCGTGCGCTTCGACATCGAGAAGGACGTGCTGGGTACCGATCACGACGGCAACCCGGTGACGCTCAAGGACCTCTGGCCCTCCGACGAGGAGATCGACGCCATCGTCGGCGAGTTCGTCAAGCCGGAGCAGTTCAAACAGGTCTACATCCCGATGTTCGACCTGGATGCCTTCGAGAAGGCCGAGAGCCCGCTCTACGACTGGCGTCCGCAGAGCACCTACATCCGTCGACCGCCCTACTGGGAAGGCACCATGGCCGCCGCGCGCGAGCTCAAGGGGATGCGCCCCCTGGCGATCCTGCCGGACAACATCACCACCGACCACCTGTCGCCGTCCAATGCCATCATGATGGACAGCGCGGCGGGGGAGTATCTGCACAAGATGGGCCTGCCGGAGGAGGACTTCAACTCCTACGCCACCCACCGCGGCGACCACCTCACCGCCCAGCGGGCGACGCTCGCCAACCCCAAGCTCTTCAACGAGATGGTGCGCGACGAGAAGGGCGAGGTGGTGCAGGGCTCACTGGCGCGCATCGAGCCGGAAGGCAAGGTGACCCGCATGTGGGAGGCCATCGAGGCCTATATGGAGCGCAAGCAGCCGCTGATCGTCATCGCCGGCGCCGATTATGGCCAGGGCTCCTCCCGTGACTGGGCGGCCAAGGGCGTGGCCCTGGCCGGGGTCGAGGCGATCGCCGCCGAGGGCTTCGAGCGCATCCACCGCACCAACCTGATCGGCATGGGCGTGATGCCGCTGCAGTTCCAGGAGGGCACTACCCGCCACACCCTGCAGCTTGACGGCACCGAGACCTATGACGTGGAAGGGACGCCTGAGCCGGGTGCGACCCTGGAGCTGGTTATCCACCGCAAGAGCGGAGAGGTCGATCGCGTGCCGGTGACCTGCCGCCTGGATACCGCCGAGGAGGTCACCGTCTACTCCGCCGGCGGCGTTCTGCAGCGCTTCGCCAAGGACTTCCTGGAGTCCTCGGACGAAGCGGTCAGCTGA
- the prpF gene encoding 2-methylaconitate cis-trans isomerase PrpF: MAHVPQIRIPATYMRGGTSKGVFFRLDDLPEAARVPGEARDRLLMRVIGSPDPYQKQIDGMGGATSSTSKTVILAKSEHPGHDVDYLFGQVAIDKAFVDWSGNCGNLSAAVGPFAISNGLIDPARIPENGEVEVRIWQANIGKTIVSRVPITDGQVQETGDFELDGVTFPAAEVPVAFKDPADGEGAIFPTGQLVDDLEVPAEVVEGGILKATMINAGIPTVFVNAADLGYTGSELQEAINGDAQALERFEAIRAHAALRMGLISELGEAANRQHTPKVAFVAPPASYTASSGKAVEADAIDLRVRALSMGKLHHAMMGTAAVAIASAAAIEGTLVNLAAGGGKRRAVTFGHPSGTLRVGAEASLVDGRWVIDEALMSRSARVLMEGFVRIPGDSF, from the coding sequence ATGGCACACGTTCCCCAGATTCGCATTCCCGCCACCTACATGCGCGGCGGCACCAGCAAGGGCGTCTTCTTTCGCCTCGACGACCTGCCCGAGGCCGCCCGGGTGCCGGGCGAGGCCCGCGACCGCCTGCTGATGCGGGTGATCGGCAGCCCCGACCCCTACCAGAAACAGATCGACGGCATGGGCGGGGCGACCTCCAGCACCAGCAAGACCGTGATCCTCGCGAAGAGCGAGCACCCCGGCCACGACGTCGACTACCTGTTCGGCCAGGTCGCCATCGACAAGGCCTTCGTCGACTGGAGTGGCAACTGCGGCAACCTCTCCGCGGCGGTGGGGCCCTTCGCCATCAGCAACGGCCTGATTGATCCCGCGCGCATCCCCGAGAACGGCGAGGTCGAGGTGCGCATCTGGCAGGCCAACATCGGCAAGACCATCGTCTCGCGGGTGCCGATCACCGACGGCCAGGTGCAGGAGACCGGCGACTTCGAGCTCGACGGCGTGACCTTCCCGGCCGCCGAGGTGCCCGTGGCGTTCAAGGACCCCGCGGATGGCGAGGGCGCCATCTTCCCCACCGGGCAATTGGTCGACGACCTGGAGGTGCCGGCCGAGGTGGTGGAGGGGGGCATCCTCAAGGCCACGATGATCAACGCCGGCATCCCCACCGTCTTCGTCAACGCCGCCGATCTCGGCTACACCGGCAGCGAGCTGCAGGAGGCGATCAACGGCGACGCCCAGGCGCTCGAGCGCTTCGAGGCCATCCGCGCCCATGCCGCCCTGCGCATGGGACTGATCAGTGAGCTCGGCGAGGCCGCCAATCGCCAGCACACGCCCAAGGTCGCCTTCGTGGCGCCGCCGGCGAGCTACACCGCCTCCAGCGGCAAGGCGGTCGAGGCCGACGCGATCGACCTGCGGGTGCGGGCGCTCTCCATGGGCAAGCTGCACCACGCCATGATGGGCACCGCCGCGGTCGCCATCGCCTCGGCGGCCGCCATCGAGGGCACCCTGGTCAACCTGGCCGCCGGCGGCGGCAAGCGCCGCGCCGTCACCTTCGGCCACCCCTCCGGCACCCTGCGGGTCGGCGCCGAGGCGAGCCTGGTCGACGGCCGCTGGGTGATCGACGAGGCATTGATGAGCCGCAGCGCCCGGGTGCTGATGGAAGGCTTCGTGCGGATCCCCGGCGACAGCTTCTGA